A genomic stretch from Moraxella nasicaprae includes:
- a CDS encoding ABC transporter substrate-binding protein — MSSLTKTALVAALSIAMGLTACSSETPTKETQASQSSQAKNSLTINNASEPESLDPHLAQGVQEANIIRQFSEGLVSTDNDGNLIAGMATEWSSPDNKVWTFKLRDAKWSNGDPVTAEDFVFSFRRLVNPETGSSYASYLADAQVLNAQAIIDGKAAIDTLGVKAIDDKTLQITLSEPVPYFVDMMVHSAVQPVHPATIEKFGEKWTDPANIVVNGAYKPTEWLVNEKIVLTRNEHYYDNSKTSIDELIILPISQATTDVVRYQAGEVDITASELPPEQFADLKATLGDELKTAPTLCTYYYDLNQAKAPFDNEKVRRALMLSFDRELIADKVMGQGQPVAYQFTPTAIKGNLTYTPEWQSWDRAKRIETAKQLLSEAGYNQNNPLNFTLLYDTNESHKKIAVAAASMWKDAFGFVNAELINQEWKTYLDSRRNGNYQMVRARWCGDYNEASTFLNLRKSNNTNNWSGFKDPQFDALMEQSLRADVDDAARIKLYQDAERIMDENSTQIDIFYYANVRLVKPYVQGYSNKDPLDLWQAKYWSIKK; from the coding sequence ATGTCATCATTAACAAAGACCGCTTTGGTCGCTGCTCTAAGCATCGCAATGGGTCTGACTGCCTGTTCATCAGAAACCCCAACCAAAGAAACCCAAGCCAGTCAATCTAGCCAAGCCAAAAACAGCCTGACCATCAACAACGCCAGCGAGCCTGAATCGCTTGACCCGCACTTGGCACAAGGTGTTCAAGAGGCCAATATCATTCGCCAATTTTCCGAAGGCTTGGTCAGCACTGATAATGACGGCAATCTGATTGCTGGCATGGCGACCGAATGGAGCAGTCCTGACAATAAAGTCTGGACATTCAAACTGCGTGATGCCAAGTGGTCAAATGGCGACCCTGTGACTGCCGAAGACTTTGTATTTAGTTTCCGCCGTCTGGTCAATCCAGAAACAGGCTCATCGTATGCCAGCTATCTTGCTGATGCCCAAGTGCTCAACGCCCAAGCCATCATCGATGGTAAGGCGGCAATCGATACTTTGGGTGTCAAAGCCATTGATGACAAAACACTACAAATCACTCTATCAGAACCTGTTCCCTACTTTGTAGATATGATGGTGCATAGTGCAGTGCAACCTGTCCACCCTGCCACCATCGAAAAATTTGGCGAAAAATGGACAGACCCTGCCAACATCGTGGTCAATGGTGCTTACAAGCCAACCGAATGGCTAGTGAACGAAAAAATCGTTCTAACTCGTAACGAACACTATTACGATAATAGCAAAACCAGCATTGATGAACTCATCATATTGCCAATCTCGCAAGCCACCACCGATGTGGTGCGTTATCAGGCAGGCGAAGTGGATATTACCGCCAGCGAATTACCGCCAGAACAATTTGCTGACCTAAAAGCCACTTTGGGCGATGAGCTAAAAACCGCACCCACGCTATGTACTTATTATTATGATTTAAACCAAGCCAAAGCACCGTTTGATAACGAAAAAGTGCGTCGTGCCTTGATGTTATCTTTTGACCGAGAGTTGATTGCTGACAAAGTCATGGGGCAAGGTCAGCCTGTGGCTTACCAATTTACCCCGACCGCCATCAAAGGCAACCTGACATACACCCCAGAATGGCAATCTTGGGACAGAGCCAAACGCATTGAAACCGCCAAGCAGTTATTAAGCGAAGCTGGTTATAATCAAAATAATCCACTCAATTTCACTTTGCTGTACGACACCAACGAAAGTCACAAAAAAATCGCTGTGGCAGCTGCCAGTATGTGGAAAGATGCCTTTGGTTTTGTGAATGCCGAACTCATCAACCAAGAATGGAAAACCTACCTAGACAGTCGCCGAAATGGCAATTATCAAATGGTTCGTGCCAGATGGTGTGGCGATTATAATGAAGCCTCCACCTTCCTAAACCTTAGAAAATCAAACAATACGAATAATTGGAGCGGTTTTAAAGACCCGCAATTTGACGCATTGATGGAGCAATCCTTGCGTGCTGATGTTGATGACGCTGCTCGCATCAAACTCTACCAAGATGCCGAACGCATTATGGATGAAAACAGCACACAGATTGACATTTTCTATTATGCCAATGTTCGTTTGGTCAAGCCCTATGTTCAAGGTTACTCCAATAAAGACCCATTGGATTTGTGGCAAGCCAAATATTGGTCTATCAAAAAATAA